A segment of the Cololabis saira isolate AMF1-May2022 chromosome 3, fColSai1.1, whole genome shotgun sequence genome:
tttttacggttCAATTTCAATTCTGTAGTCAAAACCTATGGCAAACGACaagaaagaggaagagagacTCCTTCAAACAGTCAAAGGATGGCCATCTTACACATGTTGCAAAACATTAACTTTCGAACCACATTTGGCAACAAATTACTTTTATctgtaaaacaaacatttattttccctttacCTAGGCAGGTCCAAAtaatttttaattctaaataaAAACTACATAACCAATACTACAAACTAAGAACATTTgaagcaataaaaaaataattgtaacttaaaatactaaaaaaaaaacacagcgaACTGATTACTGATTATTTTAAAATGCTTCTTTTCTTTGAACATGTATTCTTAAATTGTATATGGGAataaatacctttttttttttagtctgatcTGTCTCATCCTTTGTCCCTCATTAAAATTCAACAATACATTCTTTCACAAGGTCATGATACTGTAAACACTGCATACATCAATTTTAAAGTATATTCAATAATTTAGCAACTTAAACACTGCTTCTTACTCTGATGACTCCTACTACTATTTTtacgtttctttttttaacccatcAAAAGTTGCAGGGTAAACAAACAGCActgatattattaataataataataataataaaaagtatcAACTCATATGTGTGGGCCAGCAGATGGCCCATTCTGTTGCTAATAAAAGAAAACCTGATGCACTGGAATCCAATATAATCAGTCCGAATGAGATCCAGCACATGAAGCAGAGATCATCCCACCTTCAAAGCAAGGGCAACATGTGAAGTCTTAAATGGGTCTTTGTGACCGTGCGATCCCCTAAACATGGACCATCAACATAACTGGTGGCTCCTATCTTGACGCACAATTCCTGAGCAGTGCTattctttcatctttccctaGACAGATGTCCAGACAGACACTGCATATAAATAGGAACCTTACACggggcctttttttttcttcacaaccCTCTGTGCCAGCAGCTCTTATCAAAACAATACAATGACTGCACACATTACACAAACACAACACTCTGCAAGCTCTTGGGGGTAGAAGACATAATCAGACTGCTAAAAAAACAAGGATGCCAGCAGTGTTTATGGACTAAATAGTCTATACCAGTGCTGAGCGGGGGTTATTTTTTTAGAGAATATATATTGCACTGACCGGGAATTTTATCCTGCTGCTCGAACAGTgcgtgttgtttttaaaatgccaTCATTGTATGGGCCTGACATCGCAACACCCTCCttaaaggatgatttatggttccgcgttacaccaacgcagagcctacggcgtagcgttCGCgtggccgcgtaccctacgacgtaggttacggcgtaggctctgcgtcgatttaacgcgtaaccataattcaggcttaaaattTTCATCactgcatgcaaaatatggtacCCATTACCCAATCAGCCTCGCTCCTGCTTTGATTAAGTCGGCTGCGtactgcaataataataatgataataataataatgataatgataataataatgataatttgcAATATGTCTCAGTCAAACTGGCTGATATTACAGTATTCATCCCGGTGTGGAGAGAGAGGCCTTTTCATAACTGTCTGcatcccccctctctctctcatccTTTCTCCAGCATCCCTGACAGCCTCACCTTCCCTCTGCGGTGCACCGAGGGCTCTCTCCGGGCTCAGGTAGGACATGATCCCCGCCAGCACCACCATCACCCAGCAGTGTGGCCGCATCGTCGCCGCGTCGGGAGGAGCGTCCTCCGCAGCATCCGAGCGCCGCCGCCGACCGTCGGTGTGTCCTGCCCGCTGCCGTCGCCCCCGCCACGGTCTGGACCAGCGTCCGGGCTCACGCTGCTGCTGTCTCCGCTAATTCCTCCGTATAATAAAGCCCGTCTGCTCCTTTTTGTTGTGCTcccccctccttctcctcctcttcccccgTTGTCCTTCTCTAATCCGCAATTAAACACGGCGTGCAGGATGCGCTCTATTGTTGCATCCTCCAGTCTGCAAAAACTGCTGATCTGCCTCCGTCTGCAGACTGATGAAAACAACCATCCGCTGTTTCTgctcttattttcataaatatatATCCACTCCCCCCCTCCAGTGTATATCTCACAGTGTTGGAGGTTGTCTGTGTTTCTCCTCCGTCTGCCTACGTCACAGACGGCGCGCATTGTCATGGTCCGGCTTGATCATCCTTATGGCAtctttaaacctgaattatggttccgcggttaaagcgacgcagagcctacgccgtagggttacgtaggctctgcgttggtgtaaataAGAGGATAAAAGAAGCCTGCGATAACATTCCCACAGGGCCGTAATTGTGTCTAGCTGGGGCCTGGCAGTTGGTTTATATTGATCTCGCAATGGATCTTTAATACAAAGCAGCATCAGTTCAGCTATTTGGGATTCATATGGAGAAGTCTGGGTGATCTGACTTCtaagaaccataaatcaagcaATATCTTCATCATTATGGAtttatgttgaaaaaaaataatcatacaGCAAGTTTTTTGACTGAACATATTTTAATTACAGAATGAAATGTACATAttaccagaggtggacagagtactcgaccccagtacttgagtaagagtacaaaaactactggtcaaaatttactctgttacaagtaaaagtagctcagtcaaaatattactcgagtaagagtagaaaagtacttgcttttaaaggtacttaagtatgcaaaagtaaatgcttttaaatttactttaagtaaacgtaagagtaagagtaaatttcttattttccacatcagtaaattactatattttttctaaattaattgttgcggctctgtcttgacaaacgcaggctactttggcggtatcgttttgaggaggcttgacgtatttccggtttacgtacatcccagtggagagcgtgcactgtgataggtctcctcctttgacaaaaacagcttgtgtccaataggattttagggaagaagaaaaaagagcagacctgaaagtaacgagtacttttcagccttcctagaaatttactcgagtaaaagtaaaaatatttgtcttggaaatgtattcaagtaagagtaataagtaccaaagaaatctaatactcaagtaaagtacaaatcctctggatatgtacttaagtacagtactcgagtaaatttactccgttactgtccaccactgcaaattacatttactcacgttactgtaatcgagtactttttatgagtaatttgtaattttctaagtagtttttgaaatatgtaatttttacttttactcgagtacattttgacccaagtattttacttcgctacatttgaaacccctcacgttactgagtacaaaatttatggtgaaaatcttgtgggcattttattttggtttattgtgaatagcaggatcctgcgggcattgggcactttattttgtgtttgaatactttgattctggttttagtgttgtcggttggacaatatgactgaaaatagtttgcactttacagtacaggttgtgactgtcctttttttcctgttatgcggaagtaaaaggatcatgttactgagctcagctgagcttttacaagtgtggatgtttaactttaatatgcctcaaagttaattaaaacaacttgtgctggatttgatttgtgactcatcctttttttgcattaaataactgaaagtaacttttactcaaattacattttaaattaagtactttgtacttttactcgagtacatttttagatgagtacttttacttttactttgagtaggatttaagcaaagtaaagatacttttactcaattacaatttttcagtactttttccacctgtCCTTATGGCAtctttaaacctgaattatggttccgcggttaaagcgacgcagagcctacgccgtagggttacgtaggctctgcgttggtgtaacgcggaaccataaatcagcctttaaagaaagaaaaggggggaaaagaAGCCTGCGATAACATTCCCACAGGGCCGTAATTGTGTCTAGCTGGGGCTTGGCAGTTGGTTTATATTGATCTCGCAATGGATCTTTAATACGAAGCAGCATCAGTTCAGCAATTTGGGATTCATATGGGGAAGTCTGGGTGCTCTGACTTCTAAGCACCATAAATCAAGCAATATCTTCATCATTATGGATTTATgtcgaaaaaaaataatcatacaGCAAGTTTTTTGACTGAACATATTTTAATTACAGAATGAAATGTACATATTACCTCATGTAAGCCATTCAGATTAAATAACATAGTCCAATAACATCACTCATAAAGGTGTTGTTACAAGGAGGGTGTGTTTCTACAGGACATTTGCAAGATGATAAAGACGATACCTTAATGTTTCAACATGTCTTTCTCACTGTAGATACTGAGCTGTCAAATTAGTGGACCATTAGCAAGGACTGACTTGTTTGAGGTTCCTAGTGTGACAGTGAGTCAGCATGCACATTACCAGCACCCTGAAATCTGGCAGACAAATGAGATACAGTCCtctaatacttaaaaaaaaaaaaaaaaagtacctgcGCTTTTCCCACTGTGCCATGCTGAAATGCCTGCTGGATGAAGGtgtgcaataaaaaaataaatcaaatgggAAAACATTCAGTTTACACAAACTAGAAGAATGACATCAACTGAGAGTGCAGGGACGTTTTATTTACttgctgaaaaaataaatctgtttcaTTCTTTCAGAGCTTTGTTTCTTTACAATGCCtacaggggaaaaaaattgTGGGTTGATGAAAATATTAACCTAGAGTCCAAGGCTACATCTTCAAAAGGTTCCAAGTAAACACCTGTCCCAatccaaaacataaataaatatactgtatactATCATCAGTTATGACAGCAGATTGGTGGCATTTGGCAGTCAAATTTTTAATAAATCAACTTCTTGCTGTTTCATCAGTCTGATTTCCTTACATTAATGAAGTCCTTTTATCTtcacgaaaaaaaaaagccacactAACGACGGTTCAGTGTTTTTCTATTTGACAGCCTGAGCCTCAAACCCCCTGTGATGGCAACCATCTGCCCTGCTGACGGGCTCATGAGTGAATCGCTGCAGGGGCAGATGCAACTGCAGCTCAACATGACCACCATTGCTCCCGCAAGTTTCCCTTTAAGGCGAAACAAAACATCTATTAAGATCTGATCAGTGTGACAAATTACCAACTTTTTTTACATCAGAATCTTTTACACAGGACTTACATATCACATGATTTAGCTTCATGCAGAAACGTCACACTAATTGCCATTTAAACATTCAACACATCATAGTCTTTCATTGCCAAGAAAGCTCAAGATTTCAGAATCTCATCTCTCCACGAATCCCGATCCCGCCTTTGCCGCTTTCGGGCCAGTTCTGGGAAGTAAGCACTGTTGTAAGGCCTCTCCCTCTCATCAACTTCCCTCCCTGGATCCTTCCTTTTACCACTCCGCTGGTCGAGAAGAGCCTGGGCTCTCCTCCTTTCTTCAGCTTCCCTCTGTAGACGCTCAGCACGCAACCTTTCTATGGAGCTGCAAAAGATATGATAGACATTTTCCTATTACGTTATCGCTTTCACATCCTTTGGTTAATACCAATTTGAAATCAAGTGTAAGAATGTAATATAAAGTTAATCATTTGAAAACATCTACAGATCCTAAATTACTAGTTATTAATAATGCAGTACTTATACCTTTCTCCACTGCTTCCCATTTCccctttgtctcttttttcctttttcttgctCTTGTGCTCCTTTTTGTAGTGCACACCCATAGCTTTCTTCATGTCTTTCAAAGGATCCAAACTGTCCTTCAGTCTACGatctctcttctctttttcctcttcacttATTCCCTTGTTCTTTTCTGTGTCTTTTTTGTCTGTCTTCTGTTCTTTTTTGTCTATGTCTTTTTTGTTCTTCAGGTACCATGGAGTCACCTCTGATCCTGGTTGGG
Coding sequences within it:
- the leng1 gene encoding leukocyte receptor cluster member 1 — translated: MNILPKKSWHVRNKDNVARVRKDEAQAAEEEREAQRRVERAEQEARTEFLRRKSRAALQSPGEGKVNDDELNGGSLEHLNLFPLEESSEKKGNEEYLREKKEEKEKQERSIGLLVSLGPQPGSEVTPWYLKNKKDIDKKEQKTDKKDTEKNKGISEEEKEKRDRRLKDSLDPLKDMKKAMGVHYKKEHKSKKKEKRDKGEMGSSGESSIERLRAERLQREAEERRRAQALLDQRSGKRKDPGREVDERERPYNSAYFPELARKRQRRDRDSWRDEILKS